The following DNA comes from Frankia casuarinae.
GATCTTTGGGGCGCCCGAGGACCGGCCCTGGGCGGACTGGCTGGTGTCGGTGCTGGGAGCCACCGGGGTGCGGATCCGACCGCTGCCCCCGATGGCGCTGACCCCCGCCGACTTCCCCGCCGTCGAGTCACTGATCGTGATCGGATCACCGCATCTGGGCCCGGACACCCCGGGTGAGTCCCTGGTGCGCGAGCAGATCCAGACCCGGATCCGCCAGCGCGGCTCGCGGGCGGGGGTGGTGGTCGTCGAGGTGGGTTCGATGCGGCTCGACTCCGCCTACCATGGAGCCGAGATCATCTCCCTGCCCGCGCGGAACGAGCGGGACGCGGGGGTCGTGGTCCTCGAAGGGCTGGGGCTGCCCGTTCCGCGGGCCCGACTCGACGACCTGCGGGTGGTCGCACCCCGGTACCCGGCCCGCCGGCCCCGCTTCTGGTCGGTGCCGGCCAGGTTCGCCCAGCCGTTCGTCGGACGGCACGCGGTGCTGGACGAGCTGCGCGACCGGCTGCTGCCGGGGGGCCGACCGAGCGGGCTGTGTCCCCTGCTCGGCCCGGACGGCGTCGGGAAGAGCGCCATCGCGGCCGAGTACGCGCACCGGTTCGACTCCGACTACGACATCGTGCACTGGATCTCGGCGGGTGACGCCGCCTCGGTCCGGGCGGGCCTGCGCGACCTCGCCGAGCGGCTGCGTCCCGGCAGCGACGTCCCGGACGCGCAGCGTTCCCCGAGCGAGCAGCTCGAACGGGTCGCCCTGGACGCGCTGCGCCAAGGCGACCCCTCGGCGCGCTGGCTGCTTGTCTACGACGGCGCCGCCGACCCGCGGACGCTGGCCGGGCTGTTGCCCGTCCCGACCGGCAACGGCCATGTCCTGCTGACTTCGGCGGATCCGGCCTGGGACAGTGAACCCGGCGCGTTGTGGGTGGACCCGTTCACCCCGGCCGAGAGCCGGGCGTTCCTGCGCCGGTGGCTGCCCGAGGTCGGTGAGGACCGGCTGGCGACGATCGCCGAGCGGCTACGGCATCAGCCGTCGGGCCTGCGCACTGCGGTCGGGCGGCTTCGCCAGGACCGGCGGGGAGTGCCGGTTGACGATCGTGCCGTCGACGCCTACCTCACCCAGCTCGCCGGGGTCGCACCCGAGCAGGCAACCTGGACGGTGTCGTTCGAGACCCTGCGCACCAGCGACCGCGCGACCCGGCGGGCGGCGGCCCGGCTGCTGGAACTGTGTGCCTTCCTGGCCCCGCAGGGCGTGCCGCTCGCCCTGCTGGAATCCCCGGTGATGCTGCGCCATCTCGCCGAGGCGGTGGGGGACGACGCGATCGCCGACCCGACCGTGCTGCCCGAGCTGTGGGCGGAGATCCGCAAGCCCCGGCTGGCCGAAGTCGACACCGTACCCGACGGTCAGTTCCGCCTCGCCGCGCGCTGGCAGCGGCTCCTCGTCGAACGGATGCAGCCCGCCGAGCGGACCGCCGCCCGCGAGGCGGTGCTCGGCATCTTCGCGGACATCGCCGCGGCCGCTCCGCGGCCCTCGGCCGCCGCGGGCTGGCCGATCTACCGGATGCTGGAGGGTCAGATCCTGGCCTCCGAGGCGATGGAGAGCCCGGCACCCAAGGTTCGGCAGTGGCTGGTGTCCCAGGTGTATGTGATGTGGCGGTCCGGCCGGCTGGAGTTGGGCCGCGGCATCGCCGAGGATGCGTTGCGCAGATGGCGCGACCTGTTCGGAGCGGACGACCCGCTGACCCTGCGGATGGCCGCCCACCTGGCCATGGTGCTCCGCGGTCTGGGACGGTTCCAGGAGGCGTACGACCTGAACACCGACACCCTCGCCCGCCAGCGCCGCCACCTGGGCATTTTCCATCGCCACACATTGATCACCGCGATGAGTTACGGCATCGACATCCGGGAGCTCGGCCGGTACGCCGAGGCAGCCGCGGAGGAGAGCAGCACCCTGGTCGGTTTCCGCGACCGGCTCGGCGACAACCACCTCGACACCCTCATGGCCGCGAGCAACCTCGCGCTGTCCACCTTCCTGGACGGGCGGGCCCGCGAGGCGCTCCACCTGAGCCTGGACACCATGGCGCGGCTACGCCTGGCGGGGGCCGAGGGCACCTCGCAGTTCTGGTGGCTGCAGGCGCGGGCCGGGATCTGCCATCGGGAGCTGGGCGAGCTGGAGCAGGCGGAGCGGTTGCTGCGGGAGGCCGCGACCAACCTCGCCGGCATCGAGGGGGCGACGACGCACCTGACCCTGCGCTGCAACAAGCATCTCGCGGTCGTCCTGCGCCTGCGGGGCAGCCCGGACGCGGCGAGCCGCCTCGCCGGTGAGACGCTCGAGCGCTACACCGAGATCTACGGGGCGTCCGACCTGGGCACCCTGGCCTGCCTGCTGAGCCGTGCCGGCCATCTGCACGCGCTGGGCGAGCACCACCGGGCGTCCGTCGAGGCCGAGTCGTGCCTGCGGGAGTACGAACGTCTCCACGGCCCCGAGCATCCGTTCACGAACATCTGCCGCTCGGATCTGTCCATCTACCTGCGCGCGGACGGGCGGCTGGCGGAGTCCCGCGCACTGGCCGAGCAGGCCCACCTCACGCTGGTCGACGAGCTCTACCAGCACCACCCGTTCGCGCTGGCCGCCGGGGTGAACCACGCCGCGAGCCTGGCGGCCCTCGGCGAGACCGAGGCGGCCCGGGCGCTGGACGAGGATCTGTTGCGCGAATCCGAAATGTCACTGGACAGCAGCCATCCCTACCTCCCGATAATGCGGGAGAACCTGGCGGTCCTCACCGGCAGGCAGGCCGGCGGTGGGCGTGGCCATCGAGAAGTCGACATCGACATCTCCAGCATCTGAGTAGCGTGATGAGGTCGAGCGACGAGTGCACAGTGGCAATCCGCCGGCGGCCGGTCCGCCCGGACCGGGGTTTCCGGTCCGGCGTCGGCCGCCACCCGCCGGGAGCGGCAGAAGGATGAGCTGATGGTGACTGTTCCTGATGATGTTGTCGAACCCCGCATCGTCACCGCGCCGCATGTCGGCGACGAATACAACGGCATCCGGCAGAAGTTCCGCGGGACGGTGGCTGTCACGGGTGCCCAGTATCTCGAGTACTACGTCCACGGATTGCCGACGGTGTCGGCCGATCTTCTGCACCATCCGCGGCTGGCCGACTGTTTCCGTGGTTCACGCACGGTGGAACGGGCCCGCCGGGACTACGAGATCATCGGCCGGCAGCTAAACCACCGGATGACGGAGCTGAACACCTCGCTGGCCGCTCTCGCCAACGGGCGGCTAATCCGGACGGTCTTCGCCGCGCAGGACCGGGCGGTGCTCTACTTCGACGTCGACGAGGGGCAGTACATCGTCGGGGTCTCCCTCGGCGCGGACGCCATCGAGTCCGCTGACCTGACGCTCTCGCGGACCGCGACGGAAATCCGGGCGGCCCGGGGGATCGGCGACCCCAACTACGGCGGCTATCACCGGGGGGACGGCACGTTCCTTCCGTCGCCCACCCGCGCCGACGGTAGCCCGGACACCGGCTCTCATCCATTCGTGTCGTTGCCGAGGCCGTCGGCGCCGGTGTTCGCCAATCCCTGGGCATCGCTGATCAAACGGCGTTGGTCACCCGCCGGGGACTCGCGGGAGGAGGAGTTCCAGGCCCAGGCCGTCAGCGTCCTGAAGCCCGGTGACCTCCAGTACATGGCCCTGGTGCGCGGCGGCACGGTGAGCGCCGCCGACCTGATGGACCACGACGACCTCAACGAATTCTTCGTCGGTCTGAGCCGGGAGGCCCGCCGGGAGGGTCTCGTCAAGGTCGCCGCCAAGTTCCTCGCCCTGAGCGATCTGCTCGACGGTCTGCTGCGATCGGTCCTGAACCGCCGATTGACCCGCACCGTTCTCGACGTGGAGAAGGGTGCGCTGTACTTTCATCGCCTCAGCCGTGACGAGTTCCTGATGGGCGTCACCCTGGATCAGCGTCGGGTGTCCGAAGCCGACCGCCGCTTCCAGCTGCTCGTCCGCCGACTGACGGCTTCGTACGGCTGTTGAAAGGCGCCGGATGACGCCAGGCGAATCCCGTCGATGGACGGGATCATTGTCGATGTCCTCGCGTATTCTTCGTCGAGCAGGTCCCCGCGTCGCGCCGACGCGTACCCGTTGGTGGGGAGGCCCCACATTCATGGCCCACGATCTGATGCCCGTGCCGTCCGGTCTGGTGGATCTCTGCGAGGTCGACGTCGACCGGCTTGCCTCCCTCGCGGGTCCACCCTCGGGAGAATGGCAGCGCTGGATCGCCGCCTGGATCGGCTACCCGGGCAGGCCGCTGCCCGGGGACGTAGCTCTGGCCCTGGGCGGGGATCTGGACCTGACCGACTACCTGCCCAGGACCACATCCTTCGGGGAGATGCCGGACGGCACCGACCCCCCGAAGCCGCCGCGTCTGCCCGGGGCCGCCGCCTGTTCGGGCGGACGGCCCGCGTCCGGTGGCGCCATGACGTCGGGTGGCGCCATGACGTCGGGTGGCGCCATGACGTCGGGTGGCGCCATGACGTCGGGTGGCGCCATGACCCACGCCTCTCGGCGGCTCGTCCGTCCTACCGGATCCGCCCGTCGGGTGGTCTCCCCACCCGTCGCCCGGCATCGGATCACCCCGAGGGACATCGAGGCCGTGGCGGGCGGGTCGCCGGGTGCCGCACCGCTGCGCGAGCTGCTGCGGGGTCAGATCAGCAAACGGATGCTGATGCTGTGGGCGTTGCTGCGCGGCCTTGAGAACGCCGACCTCGACGACGCGACGCGCACCTGCGTAGATGAGGCGCTGCGGGTGCTCGGGGACGCTCAGCGGCGGGCCCGCGACGCCGTCCACGACCTGCTCCTGCACCCGACGATCGGGACCTGGCTCGCCGGCAGCCTGCGGCGGTGCTGGCAGGGGTCGGCCGGACCCGACCTCGACCGCCTCGGTTATGTGGGTGGGATCGCGGTGGCCGCCGCCCTGCGGGCCCGGATGCCGTGCCGGGTGCCGGTGCGGATCATCGACGGGCTGGTGTCGATCCCCACGATGGGCGTCGTCGGGTCGGGGGCCACGAGCGGTTGGGGCGTCGCGCACGTGTCCGACCGGCGGGTGACGCTGCGTGGCAGCGCCGGGTGGGGACCGGCCGGTGGTGACGGCTGGACTCCGGCGCGCATGCTGTCGAGCACTGTCGACGGTCACCGAATCGCACTGACGCTGGAGGACACCGACCCGTTCCGGGCCGCGGACACGCTTCCCCTGCCCGTCGCCGCGCGCTGCGACGAGGCGGCGGCCCGGTGGCAGCGCCTGCTCGACGGCGCCTGGAGTGTGCTCGCGGGCGACGACGGGGTGCGGGCGGAGGAGGCCGCCGCGGTCCTGTCGGCGCTGGTCCCGTTGCGTGAGGTCCCGGACCGGCCCGGCACCGGCGTCACCGTGATCGACGCGCTCGGCGCGCTGATGGTCAGCCCGCCGACCGACGCGCTGTGGCTTGCCATCACCGTCGTGCATGAGGCGGCGCACACCAGACTGGAGATGCTGAGCGATCTTGCGCCCCTGGTCGGCCCGCACGACGGCTCCGTGCACTACGCTCCCTGGCGGCCCGACCCCCGGCCACTCGCCCCGCTGCTGCACGGCGCCTTCGCCTTCGCCCAGATCGCGGCCTTCTGGGCGGGGCGGTGGGCCCGGGACGGCGCCGGGTCGGATCTGGGCGCGGCGTACGAGTTCGCCTGGTGCCGGGACGCGGTCTCGGCGGTGCTGCCCGTGCTGCGGGATGCGGCCGGGCTCACCGAGGCGGGCCGCCGGTTCGTCTCGGCCATGGGCGCCAGGATCGACGTCTGGATCGCCGCCGACCTGCCGATCGCGGCCACTACCACAGCCGCCACCGTGCTGCGCGACGTCGCCGTCGTCTGGCGGCTGCGTAACCGCCGGCCCGACCGCGACCACATCGAGAGATGGGCGCGGGACTGGGCTGCCGGTCGGCCCTGCGGACGGCCGGTAGCGCCGTCGTCCCGCCTCGTCCCCCAGACCGA
Coding sequences within:
- a CDS encoding HEXXH motif domain-containing protein, which codes for MPVPSGLVDLCEVDVDRLASLAGPPSGEWQRWIAAWIGYPGRPLPGDVALALGGDLDLTDYLPRTTSFGEMPDGTDPPKPPRLPGAAACSGGRPASGGAMTSGGAMTSGGAMTSGGAMTSGGAMTHASRRLVRPTGSARRVVSPPVARHRITPRDIEAVAGGSPGAAPLRELLRGQISKRMLMLWALLRGLENADLDDATRTCVDEALRVLGDAQRRARDAVHDLLLHPTIGTWLAGSLRRCWQGSAGPDLDRLGYVGGIAVAAALRARMPCRVPVRIIDGLVSIPTMGVVGSGATSGWGVAHVSDRRVTLRGSAGWGPAGGDGWTPARMLSSTVDGHRIALTLEDTDPFRAADTLPLPVAARCDEAAARWQRLLDGAWSVLAGDDGVRAEEAAAVLSALVPLREVPDRPGTGVTVIDALGALMVSPPTDALWLAITVVHEAAHTRLEMLSDLAPLVGPHDGSVHYAPWRPDPRPLAPLLHGAFAFAQIAAFWAGRWARDGAGSDLGAAYEFAWCRDAVSAVLPVLRDAAGLTEAGRRFVSAMGARIDVWIAADLPIAATTTAATVLRDVAVVWRLRNRRPDRDHIERWARDWAAGRPCGRPVAPSSRLVPQTEPYSPHRHARQALTSLRFAMPDRFAGLAGSAGLDPAAWPVNATLGDLLYVRGDLGRAAEEFRRELQARPGRAESFAGLALVLARRAGGLERRLYLDHPEALLALSVRIRELTGSTPDPRTLARWIAAGGPGYPDRSWRSLKTRPLPVGARR
- the fxsT gene encoding FxSxx-COOH system tetratricopeptide repeat protein gives rise to the protein MTELSEQPPELSRQPPEPAGHDTPGGRAGRPAQIITFYSYKGGSGRTMALANVAWLLAASGKRVLTVDWDLESPGLHRYFRPFLQNRELDSSDGVTEMLQGFIREIDRLQDAPPSTSAEQASVPDADAVREIIALHGDFRHNIETIEWPGFPGVGRIDFLGPGRQTSTSAVLVATVPWSTLFEDADGRAYFAALRERMRFADYDYVLIDSRTGTSDAAGVCTQLLPDTVVIGFALNNQSIDGGAGVAREIRNSKRDIRVLPVPMRVEDTEQRKQELRRRAAFHAFRPVLADLCGSDPEAQRSFLIGLEIPYKAVYAYEEVLAAFQEDPASRLGVQAAYRMLAGELAGAPIDARPVPPQDRERVLRDFEQYGPPAPRSVAIFGAPEDRPWADWLVSVLGATGVRIRPLPPMALTPADFPAVESLIVIGSPHLGPDTPGESLVREQIQTRIRQRGSRAGVVVVEVGSMRLDSAYHGAEIISLPARNERDAGVVVLEGLGLPVPRARLDDLRVVAPRYPARRPRFWSVPARFAQPFVGRHAVLDELRDRLLPGGRPSGLCPLLGPDGVGKSAIAAEYAHRFDSDYDIVHWISAGDAASVRAGLRDLAERLRPGSDVPDAQRSPSEQLERVALDALRQGDPSARWLLVYDGAADPRTLAGLLPVPTGNGHVLLTSADPAWDSEPGALWVDPFTPAESRAFLRRWLPEVGEDRLATIAERLRHQPSGLRTAVGRLRQDRRGVPVDDRAVDAYLTQLAGVAPEQATWTVSFETLRTSDRATRRAAARLLELCAFLAPQGVPLALLESPVMLRHLAEAVGDDAIADPTVLPELWAEIRKPRLAEVDTVPDGQFRLAARWQRLLVERMQPAERTAAREAVLGIFADIAAAAPRPSAAAGWPIYRMLEGQILASEAMESPAPKVRQWLVSQVYVMWRSGRLELGRGIAEDALRRWRDLFGADDPLTLRMAAHLAMVLRGLGRFQEAYDLNTDTLARQRRHLGIFHRHTLITAMSYGIDIRELGRYAEAAAEESSTLVGFRDRLGDNHLDTLMAASNLALSTFLDGRAREALHLSLDTMARLRLAGAEGTSQFWWLQARAGICHRELGELEQAERLLREAATNLAGIEGATTHLTLRCNKHLAVVLRLRGSPDAASRLAGETLERYTEIYGASDLGTLACLLSRAGHLHALGEHHRASVEAESCLREYERLHGPEHPFTNICRSDLSIYLRADGRLAESRALAEQAHLTLVDELYQHHPFALAAGVNHAASLAALGETEAARALDEDLLRESEMSLDSSHPYLPIMRENLAVLTGRQAGGGRGHREVDIDISSI